Proteins encoded by one window of Halosolutus amylolyticus:
- a CDS encoding S9 family peptidase translates to MDRIQAADYHDIARVADPRLSPDDERVAFVRTLPDDDETHEATIDVVPLGGDEPRQFTASEGVDSHPRWHPDGDWLAFASTRGEENDRQQLYLLPTDGGEARQVTAVVGGIGDLAWSPDGSRLLFTQAVTADDREAGRDRAVDPEFEREEPDPRVIDRLVYRADTEYFDGRRSHVYTIDVESALDGDVATDPEDAAVTRLTDGDADHVAPAWGDGETVYYASKAGDRPDDSIRYDLYAHDIESGTAEPVTQTTGMLGPGSIDATADGRVAYLYTPEEKFTLRQTEIAVYDRDRGEEVVPTEPLDRTFGYNGSFEWGPDEELLYFSTPDEGSKVVHAVPGDASADPTTVYGDGITVEGFSVGRNAIAYVQSEWDHPGDVFATTRGGNEATRLSRVNDDYLTDRAVAQPEEVRFENDGTEIQGWLLRPPEFDPDETYPLVVEIHGGPHAQWTTAGTMWHEFQTLAARGYVVFWCNPRGSTGYGEDHAMAIERDWGAVTLSDVLAGVDAVCEREYVDTDEQFVTGGSFGGFMTAWAVTQTDRFRAAVAQRGVYDLTGFYGSTDAFKLVEGDFGTTPWDEPQFLWERSPVARVPEVDTPTLVVHSDRDYRTPANTAELFYLGLQKHGVETRMVRYPREGHELSRSGEPAHVVDRIERIARWFDGYSDHHDAPPALERDRNDGLSSGDDADADQGEDRT, encoded by the coding sequence ATGGACCGAATCCAGGCGGCTGACTACCACGACATTGCCCGCGTCGCGGATCCACGGCTCTCCCCCGACGACGAACGAGTCGCGTTCGTCCGCACTCTCCCCGACGACGACGAAACGCACGAGGCAACGATCGACGTCGTCCCCCTCGGCGGCGACGAACCCAGACAGTTCACCGCGAGCGAGGGGGTCGATAGCCACCCGCGCTGGCACCCCGACGGCGACTGGCTCGCGTTCGCGAGCACCCGCGGCGAGGAGAACGATCGCCAGCAGCTCTACCTGCTCCCCACCGACGGCGGCGAGGCGCGACAGGTCACGGCCGTCGTCGGGGGCATCGGAGACCTCGCGTGGAGTCCGGACGGCTCCCGGCTGCTGTTCACCCAGGCGGTAACGGCAGACGATCGGGAGGCCGGACGCGACCGCGCGGTCGATCCCGAGTTCGAGCGCGAGGAACCCGATCCGCGCGTGATCGATCGACTGGTCTACCGCGCCGACACGGAGTACTTCGACGGCCGCCGCAGTCACGTCTACACCATAGACGTCGAATCGGCGCTCGACGGCGACGTCGCGACCGATCCCGAGGACGCCGCCGTGACGCGGCTCACAGACGGCGACGCCGACCACGTCGCGCCCGCCTGGGGCGACGGCGAGACCGTCTACTACGCGAGCAAGGCCGGCGATCGCCCCGACGACTCGATCAGGTACGACCTGTACGCGCACGACATAGAGAGCGGGACGGCCGAACCGGTCACGCAGACGACGGGGATGCTGGGCCCCGGATCGATCGACGCGACCGCGGACGGCCGCGTGGCCTACCTGTACACGCCAGAAGAGAAGTTTACCCTCCGCCAAACCGAGATCGCCGTCTACGACCGCGATCGCGGCGAGGAAGTGGTGCCGACCGAGCCGCTGGACAGGACGTTCGGCTACAACGGCAGCTTCGAGTGGGGGCCCGACGAGGAACTGCTCTACTTCAGCACGCCGGACGAGGGCTCGAAGGTCGTCCACGCGGTCCCCGGCGACGCGAGCGCCGACCCGACGACCGTATACGGCGACGGCATCACTGTCGAAGGCTTCTCGGTCGGCCGGAACGCGATCGCGTACGTCCAGAGCGAGTGGGATCATCCCGGCGACGTCTTCGCCACGACCCGCGGGGGCAACGAGGCGACCCGGCTGAGCCGCGTCAACGACGACTACCTCACCGATCGGGCGGTCGCCCAGCCGGAGGAGGTGCGGTTCGAGAACGACGGGACGGAGATCCAGGGCTGGCTCCTCAGACCGCCCGAGTTCGATCCCGACGAGACGTACCCGCTCGTCGTCGAGATCCACGGCGGGCCACACGCCCAGTGGACGACCGCAGGGACGATGTGGCACGAGTTCCAGACCCTCGCCGCGCGGGGCTACGTCGTCTTCTGGTGTAATCCGCGCGGCTCGACGGGCTACGGCGAGGACCACGCGATGGCGATCGAACGCGACTGGGGCGCGGTGACGCTCTCGGACGTCCTCGCGGGCGTCGACGCCGTCTGCGAGCGCGAGTACGTCGACACGGACGAGCAGTTCGTCACCGGCGGAAGCTTCGGCGGCTTCATGACCGCGTGGGCGGTCACGCAGACCGATCGGTTCCGGGCGGCCGTCGCCCAGCGCGGCGTCTACGATCTCACGGGCTTTTACGGCTCGACGGACGCGTTCAAGCTCGTCGAGGGCGATTTCGGCACGACGCCGTGGGACGAGCCCCAGTTCCTCTGGGAGCGCTCGCCCGTCGCACGCGTCCCGGAGGTCGACACCCCGACGCTCGTCGTCCACTCGGATCGGGACTACCGGACGCCCGCGAACACCGCCGAACTGTTCTACCTCGGACTGCAGAAACACGGCGTCGAGACCCGCATGGTGCGCTACCCCCGCGAGGGTCACGAACTGTCGCGGTCCGGCGAACCGGCCCACGTCGTCGATCGCATCGAACGCATCGCCCGCTGGTTCGACGGCTACTCCGACCACCACGACGCGCCGCCCGCGCTCGAACGCGATCGGAACGACGGTCTCTCGAGCGGGGACGACGCCGACGCGGACCAGGGCGAGGACAGGACGTAA
- the upp gene encoding uracil phosphoribosyltransferase encodes MTIEDRDNAYLVTHALAKDTLSRLRDVETEQVSFRKGLVKLGRICGYEIIDGRMETEYVEIETPLEPTMGERVRGLDDVVIINVLRAATPFVEGLLKAFPRARQGVISASRDEEAGRAEDGSFPITVDYVKLPEIHEEDTVIVADPMLATGSTMCTVLDHVVESAAAEPENLIVLSAVSAPEGLLRVGEAVPQADLLTVSIDDHLDDDGFIVPGLGDAGDRAFRTT; translated from the coding sequence ATGACGATCGAAGATCGGGACAACGCCTATCTCGTCACGCACGCACTGGCGAAAGATACGCTCTCACGGCTCCGAGACGTCGAGACCGAGCAGGTCAGCTTCCGGAAAGGGCTGGTCAAACTCGGGCGGATCTGTGGCTACGAGATCATCGACGGCCGGATGGAGACCGAGTACGTCGAGATCGAGACGCCCCTGGAACCGACGATGGGCGAGCGCGTCCGCGGGCTGGACGACGTGGTCATCATCAACGTCCTGCGCGCCGCGACGCCGTTCGTCGAGGGACTGTTGAAGGCGTTCCCGCGCGCCAGGCAGGGGGTCATCAGCGCGAGTCGCGACGAGGAGGCCGGGCGCGCCGAGGACGGGTCGTTCCCGATCACGGTCGACTACGTGAAACTGCCCGAGATCCACGAGGAGGATACGGTGATCGTCGCCGATCCGATGCTCGCGACGGGGAGTACGATGTGTACCGTGCTCGATCACGTCGTCGAGAGCGCCGCGGCCGAACCGGAGAACCTGATCGTACTCTCGGCCGTCTCGGCCCCGGAGGGACTGCTCCGGGTCGGCGAGGCCGTCCCGCAGGCCGACCTCCTGACGGTCTCGATCGACGACCACCTCGACGACGACGGCTTCATCGTGCCCGGCCTGGGCGACGCCGGCGATCGGGCGTTCCGGACGACCTGA
- a CDS encoding DUF5828 family protein gives MEESISGFKVRGDWGDVVEHGERITQALRDAGVHDPNRTNGADFAPAFEEWEEWRPRAHETLDSDVSEKTADQASVEEGKGEKAGKEPDEDIKTAGEKLSESYERLEEDDPEAAVGTWKESVNYVARAADSASRKALRRVEDTVYQNVMTQLAPYYFDNELVSANIQQSTRNGDDGEQFVFEVNVNDDTLKEDVSDRLAELDEEIDRWHVEVEKDTDAAEAIEGAEPPPEPEDQSKSTTN, from the coding sequence ATGGAAGAGAGCATCTCGGGATTCAAGGTTCGCGGTGACTGGGGCGACGTCGTCGAGCACGGCGAACGCATCACGCAGGCGCTCCGGGACGCCGGGGTCCACGACCCCAACCGGACGAACGGCGCCGACTTCGCACCCGCCTTCGAGGAGTGGGAGGAGTGGCGACCGCGCGCCCACGAGACCCTCGATTCGGACGTCAGCGAGAAGACCGCCGACCAGGCGAGCGTCGAAGAGGGGAAAGGCGAGAAAGCCGGGAAAGAGCCCGACGAGGACATCAAGACCGCCGGTGAGAAGCTGTCGGAGTCGTACGAACGGCTCGAGGAGGACGATCCGGAAGCCGCGGTCGGCACCTGGAAGGAGTCGGTCAACTACGTCGCGCGGGCGGCCGACTCCGCCAGCCGCAAGGCGCTCCGCCGGGTCGAGGACACGGTCTACCAGAACGTGATGACCCAGCTCGCGCCGTACTATTTCGACAACGAACTCGTCAGCGCCAACATCCAGCAGTCGACCCGCAACGGCGACGACGGCGAGCAGTTCGTCTTCGAGGTCAACGTCAACGACGACACCCTGAAAGAGGACGTCTCCGATCGACTCGCCGAACTCGACGAGGAGATCGACCGCTGGCACGTCGAGGTCGAGAAGGACACGGACGCCGCCGAAGCGATCGAGGGTGCCGAACCGCCGCCGGAACCGGAAGACCAGTCGAAGTCGACGACGAACTGA
- a CDS encoding amino acid ABC transporter permease yields MSTSKAPGLERLRGSVDDLESGLAVVTGVLFWGWLLVRWLYDWVISRLGVGPGAGEQFVSPAPLESLAAPFEDTVAVIGPIAVPMDWLASLLNGVALAIEIAPALAAGAWYTIVLTIASIALGLVIAVPVAVVRVYGGPFRWLALAYTELIRGTPLLAQLFVLYYTPYLAVRLSDVDLVGRGFVPEYAFWIAIVGFTINGSAYQAEYIRGALESVDEGQLTAARAIGLSKLEGIRYVVLPQTLRYGIPAWTNELVYLIKYSSLAGFITVPELYYRASDIASSTFEYTPIYVLLGLVYLGLVLSATNVMSRVERRVAVPGLGQADGRQQGTAEEAASEAQ; encoded by the coding sequence ATGAGCACGTCGAAGGCGCCGGGCCTCGAGCGACTCCGCGGCTCGGTCGACGACCTCGAAAGCGGTCTCGCGGTCGTCACCGGCGTTCTCTTCTGGGGCTGGCTACTCGTGCGCTGGCTCTACGACTGGGTAATCAGCCGACTGGGCGTCGGGCCGGGTGCCGGCGAGCAGTTCGTCTCGCCGGCGCCCCTCGAGTCGTTGGCGGCACCGTTCGAGGACACGGTGGCGGTGATCGGTCCGATCGCCGTGCCGATGGACTGGCTCGCGAGCCTGCTGAACGGCGTCGCGCTGGCGATCGAGATCGCGCCCGCGCTGGCGGCGGGCGCGTGGTACACGATCGTCCTGACGATCGCCAGCATCGCGCTCGGACTCGTCATCGCCGTCCCGGTCGCCGTGGTGCGCGTCTACGGCGGCCCGTTCCGGTGGCTCGCGCTCGCCTACACCGAACTGATCCGGGGGACGCCGCTGTTGGCGCAGCTGTTCGTCCTCTACTACACGCCCTACCTGGCGGTCCGGCTCAGCGACGTCGACCTCGTCGGTCGGGGCTTCGTCCCCGAGTACGCCTTCTGGATCGCCATCGTCGGCTTCACCATCAACGGCTCCGCGTATCAGGCCGAGTACATCCGCGGCGCCTTGGAGAGCGTCGACGAGGGGCAGTTGACCGCCGCGCGGGCGATCGGACTCTCGAAGCTCGAGGGGATCCGGTACGTCGTCCTGCCGCAGACGCTGCGCTACGGGATTCCGGCCTGGACCAACGAACTCGTCTATCTGATCAAGTACTCCTCGCTGGCGGGCTTCATCACGGTGCCGGAGCTGTACTACCGCGCCAGCGATATCGCGTCGTCGACGTTCGAGTACACGCCGATCTACGTCCTGCTCGGGCTCGTCTATCTCGGACTCGTCCTCTCGGCGACGAACGTCATGAGCCGCGTCGAGCGACGCGTCGCGGTCCCCGGTCTGGGCCAGGCTGACGGCCGTCAGCAAGGGACCGCCGAGGAGGCGGCGAGCGAGGCCCAGTAG
- a CDS encoding amino acid ABC transporter ATP-binding protein, whose protein sequence is MQTADGPLLRIDDLRKSYGDEEVLKGIDLEIDRGDVEVLVGPSGSGKSTLLRCLNQLTEVDSGEIYLGDLEVTAPDTDPNEVRQQIGMVFQDINLFAHLTARKNVTLGLRRVRGMSTAEARDRADAELDRVGLADQADSYPAQLSGGQKQRVGIARALAMDPEVMLFDEPTSALDPELSNEVLAVMDELVAEGMTMVVVTHEMRFARGGATNISFLADGRLVERGPPEELFENPTHDRTAAFFQSIRHD, encoded by the coding sequence ATGCAGACGGCGGACGGTCCGTTACTCCGAATCGACGATCTCCGCAAGTCCTACGGCGACGAGGAGGTGTTGAAGGGGATCGACCTCGAGATCGACCGCGGCGACGTCGAGGTGCTGGTCGGACCGAGCGGCAGCGGCAAGTCGACGCTGTTGCGGTGTCTCAACCAACTCACCGAGGTCGACAGCGGCGAAATCTACCTCGGCGATCTGGAGGTGACCGCGCCGGACACCGACCCCAACGAGGTCCGCCAGCAGATCGGAATGGTGTTCCAGGACATCAACCTGTTCGCGCACCTGACCGCGCGGAAGAACGTCACGCTCGGCCTCCGCAGGGTCCGCGGGATGAGCACGGCGGAAGCCCGGGACCGCGCCGACGCCGAACTCGATCGGGTCGGGCTCGCCGATCAGGCCGACTCCTATCCGGCACAGCTGTCGGGCGGGCAGAAACAGCGCGTCGGCATCGCCCGTGCGCTCGCGATGGACCCCGAAGTGATGCTGTTCGACGAGCCGACGAGCGCGCTCGACCCCGAACTGAGCAACGAGGTGCTGGCCGTGATGGACGAACTCGTCGCCGAGGGGATGACGATGGTCGTCGTCACCCACGAGATGCGCTTCGCCCGCGGCGGCGCGACCAATATCTCGTTTCTCGCTGACGGACGGCTCGTCGAGCGCGGGCCGCCGGAGGAACTCTTCGAGAACCCGACGCACGATCGAACGGCCGCGTTCTTCCAGAGCATCCGTCATGACTGA
- a CDS encoding amino acid ABC transporter permease, with the protein MDLAVQTADAAVTLPVGQLLPIGEETVGRLLGEDWEFVSRNADYLLWGAVVSVLLTVTSILLGFLAGFPAGAIETYGSGYSRSFVRKFGVLLRGTPILVIMLVTFFVLPYEIVHAAVEALFGALDFVLGPTPFTAAVDVPGAFVAATLALGFRSAAYQSQIFRGALQSIDEGQMEAARSIGMSRLEAIRYVIVPQALRRSVPGFQNEFTIVLKDTSIAFAIGLGELLKRSEDLFIEQTTAILEVIVFISLIYFVLTFTTNRTLDFVNNRFAIPGESS; encoded by the coding sequence ATGGATCTCGCAGTACAGACGGCAGACGCCGCAGTGACGCTTCCAGTCGGGCAACTCCTGCCGATCGGTGAGGAGACGGTCGGCCGGCTGCTCGGCGAGGACTGGGAGTTCGTCTCCCGCAACGCCGACTACCTGCTGTGGGGAGCGGTCGTCTCGGTTCTCCTGACGGTCACCAGCATTCTGCTCGGATTCCTCGCGGGCTTTCCGGCCGGCGCGATCGAGACCTACGGGAGCGGCTACTCGCGGTCGTTCGTCCGAAAGTTCGGCGTCCTGCTGCGGGGGACGCCGATTCTCGTCATCATGCTCGTCACGTTCTTCGTGTTGCCGTACGAGATCGTCCACGCCGCGGTCGAAGCGCTGTTCGGTGCGCTCGATTTCGTCCTCGGACCGACGCCGTTCACCGCGGCAGTCGACGTTCCCGGCGCGTTCGTCGCGGCGACGCTCGCCCTCGGCTTTCGCAGCGCCGCCTACCAGTCGCAGATCTTCCGCGGCGCGTTACAGAGCATCGACGAGGGCCAGATGGAGGCCGCCCGCTCGATCGGCATGAGCCGGCTCGAGGCGATCCGATACGTGATCGTCCCCCAGGCGCTGCGCCGCAGCGTGCCGGGCTTTCAAAACGAGTTCACGATCGTCCTCAAGGACACCTCGATCGCCTTCGCGATCGGACTCGGCGAACTCCTCAAGCGCAGTGAGGACCTGTTCATCGAGCAGACTACCGCGATCCTCGAGGTCATCGTCTTCATCAGCCTGATCTACTTCGTGCTGACCTTCACGACGAATCGGACGCTCGACTTCGTGAACAACCGCTTTGCAATTCCGGGTGAATCCTCGTGA